From Balneola sp. MJW-20:
TACTCAGGGCGTAACACAAATGTGACCACTCAATTCTGGCGCGGAGCTGAAAACTTTAAAGTGTTTCCGGAAACCGGTGAAAAATGGATGTACTGGGCCGTTTCGCAGGCAGCTCCTATGAGAAGAATGCATGTATCAGGAGATATAAATTTTGATAAAGGAGGCTGGGCCAGCGGTGGAGTTCTGGCTAACTCTATCATCACCGGGCGAGCAGGACTCACTTCCGGACAGCAATGGTTCACCAGGAATTCCGAGATCGGTCAGTGGGAAGGCGGAAACTGGAACCGGGTATTTGTAGGAGTTAAAGGAGCACCGGATGAAAACTGGCCCGAAACTCCGGTAACTGTTATTGAAAGCGCACCGGTGATCAGGGATAAACCTTTTCTTACCTATGATCATGATTCCGGATATGCCGTTTTCGTCCCCGAAGTTCAACACCACACTTCCGGGGTTAGCTGGAATGAGGGTAATGAACCTGGAAAACTCATTCCTCTGGATGACTTTTACATCGCATCGGATAAAAAAGATGATGCAGCTTCCATCAATTATGCATTGAGATCCGGTAAGCACCTTATTTTAACACCCGGTATTTATGAACTTGGAGAAGAACTCAGAGTCTCACATCCTAATACCGTGGTACTGGGACTTGGACTTCCGACGCTTATCCCGACCCGCGGGAATTCAGCCCTTAAAATTCAGGATTCTGAGGGGATCATTATTGCCGGAGTTATGGTAGATGCTGGATTACAGGAATCCGGGGTTCTGATAGAGGTAGGTAAGAATAAGAATGATATAGACCGTTCAGATAATCCGATCAGCCTGCATGACCTGTATTGTCGCATAGGAGGAGCTCTGGCGGGAACAGCCAAAACATGCCTGGAAATAAATGCGAATAATGTGATCGGAGATCATTTCTGGTTATGGAGGGCGGACCACGGTACCGGGGCCGATTGGGAGATCAACAAAAGTGATCATGGACTGATCGTAAACGGGGACAATGTTACCATCTACGGACTTTTTAATGAGCATTTTCAACATTATCAGACTTACTGGACTGGTGAAGCAGGGCGAACTTATTTCTATCAGTCTGAGATCCCCTATGAACCACCAAGCAACGAAGTATGGAACGACTCAGGTAAACCCGGTTTTGCCTCGTATAAAGTTGCGGACCAGGTAAATACTCACAGCGCATGGGGACTAGGGATCTATTCCTTCTTTCGTGGTGAAGAAACAGAAAGAAATAATGTACGTCTGGAAAACGCAATGGAGGTCCCGGAAAAGGACGGGATCCATGTTACACATATTGCCATTTTTGCCGGACGCCTGGGAGGGATAAATCATATCCTGAATGGTCTGGGGCCTTCAACAAATACCGGAGAACTTAATCTGTTCGACGGATGGAATATGGACTGATAAGTCCCATTTTTTTACGGTCTTTCAAACCTTCATTCACCAACTTGCTGCTTGCTTTGGTTCCCTTAATTCAGGTATTTCTGATGGACATTTCACTGTTCCGGTTTGTGAGATTTATTTTAGATTCATTGATATGCGTCCCGCAATTTTAATCTTTATTTCTGTATTTATGCTCTCCTGCGGGACTACACATCATTATGTGCCTTTGCAGCCCATGACAGATGCCAAAGCTCAGGGGATGTTTTCAGTAAGCTATTCTCTGAGTGATTTTCAGTCCGTCGCTTTTCAGCTGGGCTTCTATTTTAAAATCACAGAAGAAGACATGGTCGGTGTTTCTTCACAAAGTTTATTACTACCAAACACCTTTAGTTATGTCCGGCTCTGGGATAATTCCTCCATGGCAGGGAATTACCAGGTCCATATTAACAACCTGGTTACAGCTAATCACTCACCGACCTATGAGTTCAGAACAGC
This genomic window contains:
- a CDS encoding adenylyl cyclase, with protein sequence MKILLSILLILPGAISTSYAQINLSPYQGIFGENVLIFDEQMESSGVQAVLNEISRQQAGQEFTDQRFALIFKPGTYDVEVTVDYYVQALGLGLTPDQTVIHGAVQSTYSGRNTNVTTQFWRGAENFKVFPETGEKWMYWAVSQAAPMRRMHVSGDINFDKGGWASGGVLANSIITGRAGLTSGQQWFTRNSEIGQWEGGNWNRVFVGVKGAPDENWPETPVTVIESAPVIRDKPFLTYDHDSGYAVFVPEVQHHTSGVSWNEGNEPGKLIPLDDFYIASDKKDDAASINYALRSGKHLILTPGIYELGEELRVSHPNTVVLGLGLPTLIPTRGNSALKIQDSEGIIIAGVMVDAGLQESGVLIEVGKNKNDIDRSDNPISLHDLYCRIGGALAGTAKTCLEINANNVIGDHFWLWRADHGTGADWEINKSDHGLIVNGDNVTIYGLFNEHFQHYQTYWTGEAGRTYFYQSEIPYEPPSNEVWNDSGKPGFASYKVADQVNTHSAWGLGIYSFFRGEETERNNVRLENAMEVPEKDGIHVTHIAIFAGRLGGINHILNGLGPSTNTGELNLFDGWNMD